In a single window of the Desulfofundulus luciae genome:
- a CDS encoding helicase-related protein, with protein MESTGISPEGKGLRSRRWLLSYKTSSTLIDGRPVDMLHDFYIPALRLAVRYDRVAGYFRSSSLAAASMGFSAFAGRRGKMRLIVGADLEPEDVKAILAGDRERLAARLNGELDRPAPWPEGVQNGVTLLAWMVAHGYLEVRVAFRVHKETGEPLPFDAVDDGYVHEKWFVLHDEFGNRLYGAGTLNESKTALILNAENIDIHCDWWGETDRRRVDEAVEAFENLWQGRVPHLPVMTLPEAVKRRLVRIAERASRPVEIDGTSAASGAVEPPPAMERLRFAVLRDAPKMPGGRFVGIKTAPVEPWPHQAVVVRRLVETWPHSYLLCDEVGLGKTIEAGLAFRSLYLSGLVKRILIAAPAGLTRQWQRQMASRVLLSFGRARTSPEISHEYIFPLAENRAAASIYEPDLVIVSTGLLARRERAAALKSAVPFDIALVDEAHALRRKNPQGGLQEHPEYGHLYLAVRDYLRARARSLWLATATPMQIDPVEVCDLLALTNRAGVFQFDPALTMQYYEILGRLVRGQEAGVQEWELLRRSVRAVKMQDPVLWDFLEKSVIDGRIRTAVRQWLEYGRVPRGRDRELMYRLIFSASPLSRVMLRHTRRLLEIYRDNGQLQQNLPRRHILPVPRIVITPLERRIYDRLEEYCAGLAGQLSGRKDQQTRQMVSFLLSFLRLRFASSLYALRETLRRRLRKVEATLKNQLVEEAGEPEPEFFPLAHPVFEDEIEDDLPLASESLLKNRTPADLEWERDRLKTMLEEMADINGPSSKMKVLLDTLDRRRDRQTGRIRQTVVFTRFYDTLRDIVTRLLKADPQMLIGTYAGREAGYYDPGRGEMIPVDHEEVKERFLRGEIDVLVCTDAAAEGLNLQTADLLVNYDLGWNPMKVEQRIGRIDRIGQKHEDIHVLNLCYSGSAEEEVYIRLLSRLARANMIVGTQQISLLPVGPEDFQELAEGKLTAEGLWARARERIEVLRRRVESMEIRPEELYEIYMRVARSGSRLAAPVDLPAIWEALSGSQYLRSLGCTVSLEPWPHLTLSGIDGVPDGSVLTVSRELYEEGLAGGGVRVHFASYGDPFFDAVLEQFGRFGLPGCVRRVAVKVPGMNDVEMVGYAAACRGAGGVREVRLIRGWSDLEGLCLAEEESLAEAEVALLREKLELLAREEFAPCLAAERIERENIRAARAQEMFNFLVAGDLIETVARPAGEGAFFWPILREAASRVEEREQILAGGLPAEVLRAIAGELLFDCQVPAAGGKASVLVPRVLARAAVDAASRLADSMKVRKSELRVDTVLARLKREAEARWRQIR; from the coding sequence ATGGAGTCAACCGGTATCTCTCCGGAAGGGAAGGGCCTGCGGTCCCGCCGCTGGCTCCTCTCCTACAAGACATCTTCAACTCTCATCGACGGCCGCCCGGTGGACATGCTGCACGATTTTTACATACCCGCCCTGCGCCTGGCGGTGCGGTACGACCGGGTGGCCGGGTATTTCCGCTCGTCCTCCCTGGCCGCCGCCTCCATGGGCTTCTCTGCCTTTGCCGGCCGGCGGGGCAAAATGCGCCTCATCGTCGGTGCCGACCTGGAACCGGAAGACGTAAAGGCCATCCTGGCCGGTGACAGGGAGCGGCTGGCGGCGAGGTTGAATGGTGAGCTCGACCGGCCCGCGCCCTGGCCGGAGGGCGTGCAAAACGGCGTAACGCTCCTGGCCTGGATGGTGGCCCACGGGTACCTGGAGGTTCGCGTGGCCTTCCGGGTGCACAAAGAGACCGGCGAGCCGCTTCCCTTCGATGCGGTGGACGACGGCTACGTGCACGAAAAATGGTTTGTTCTGCACGATGAATTCGGCAACCGCCTGTACGGGGCGGGTACGCTCAACGAATCAAAAACGGCCCTTATCCTTAATGCCGAGAATATCGATATCCACTGCGACTGGTGGGGGGAGACGGACCGCCGGCGGGTCGATGAAGCCGTGGAAGCTTTTGAAAACCTCTGGCAGGGCCGGGTCCCCCACCTGCCGGTAATGACCCTGCCGGAGGCGGTTAAGCGGCGCCTGGTCCGGATTGCGGAAAGGGCCAGCCGCCCGGTGGAGATTGACGGCACCAGTGCCGCCTCCGGGGCGGTGGAACCGCCTCCGGCCATGGAGCGGCTGCGGTTTGCCGTTTTGCGCGACGCGCCGAAAATGCCCGGCGGCCGGTTCGTGGGCATAAAGACCGCGCCTGTGGAACCGTGGCCGCATCAGGCCGTGGTCGTGCGCAGGCTGGTGGAAACCTGGCCGCACTCTTATCTACTGTGCGACGAGGTGGGCCTGGGCAAGACCATCGAAGCCGGGCTGGCGTTCCGCTCCCTGTACCTTTCGGGCCTGGTGAAGCGCATCCTCATTGCCGCACCGGCCGGCCTTACCCGGCAGTGGCAGCGCCAGATGGCGTCCAGGGTCCTGCTTTCCTTCGGCCGGGCGCGCACCAGCCCGGAGATCTCCCATGAATACATCTTCCCGCTTGCAGAGAACCGGGCGGCGGCATCGATTTACGAGCCGGACCTGGTCATCGTGTCCACAGGGCTGCTCGCCCGCCGGGAACGGGCAGCGGCCCTCAAGAGCGCCGTACCATTCGACATTGCCCTGGTGGATGAAGCGCACGCGCTCCGGCGGAAGAACCCCCAGGGTGGCCTGCAGGAGCACCCGGAATACGGGCACCTCTACCTGGCTGTGCGCGATTACCTGCGGGCCAGGGCGCGCAGCCTGTGGCTGGCCACCGCCACACCCATGCAGATCGACCCCGTGGAGGTGTGCGACCTGCTGGCCCTGACCAACCGGGCCGGTGTCTTCCAGTTCGACCCGGCACTGACCATGCAGTATTACGAGATCCTGGGCAGGCTCGTGCGCGGGCAGGAGGCCGGCGTTCAGGAGTGGGAGCTCCTGCGGCGCTCCGTGCGGGCAGTGAAAATGCAGGACCCGGTGCTCTGGGATTTTCTCGAGAAAAGTGTCATCGACGGGCGCATCCGGACGGCGGTGCGGCAGTGGCTTGAATACGGGCGGGTTCCCCGGGGCAGGGACCGGGAGTTAATGTACCGCCTGATTTTCAGCGCGTCGCCGCTCTCGCGGGTGATGCTGCGCCATACCCGGCGCCTGCTGGAAATCTACCGCGACAACGGTCAGCTGCAGCAGAACCTACCCCGGCGCCACATTTTGCCTGTGCCCCGGATCGTCATTACCCCGCTGGAGCGGCGTATCTACGACCGGCTGGAAGAATACTGCGCCGGCCTGGCCGGCCAGCTCAGCGGGCGTAAAGACCAGCAGACCCGCCAGATGGTCAGTTTCCTGCTGAGCTTTTTGCGCCTCCGGTTCGCCTCCAGCCTGTATGCGCTCCGCGAGACCCTGCGGCGGCGCCTGCGCAAGGTGGAAGCCACGCTGAAAAATCAGCTCGTTGAAGAGGCAGGTGAACCCGAACCTGAATTTTTCCCGCTTGCGCACCCGGTATTTGAGGATGAAATCGAGGACGACCTGCCCTTAGCCTCCGAATCCCTGTTGAAGAACAGGACTCCGGCTGACCTGGAATGGGAGCGGGACCGTCTTAAAACCATGCTCGAGGAAATGGCCGACATTAACGGGCCTTCGTCTAAAATGAAGGTTCTTTTGGACACCCTGGACCGGCGCCGGGACCGGCAGACCGGACGCATCCGGCAGACCGTCGTCTTCACCCGTTTTTACGATACGCTCAGGGATATCGTTACCCGGCTGCTCAAGGCCGATCCGCAGATGCTCATCGGCACCTATGCAGGGCGGGAAGCCGGGTATTACGACCCCGGGCGGGGGGAGATGATCCCGGTGGACCACGAAGAGGTGAAGGAGCGGTTCCTGCGCGGCGAGATCGACGTCCTTGTCTGTACGGATGCGGCGGCGGAAGGTTTAAACCTGCAGACCGCCGACCTGCTGGTCAACTACGATCTGGGCTGGAACCCGATGAAAGTGGAGCAGCGGATCGGGCGCATCGACCGCATCGGGCAGAAGCACGAGGACATCCATGTTCTCAACCTCTGTTATTCGGGTAGTGCCGAGGAAGAGGTTTATATCCGCCTGCTGTCCCGCCTGGCCCGGGCCAACATGATCGTGGGCACGCAGCAGATCTCGCTGCTTCCGGTGGGACCGGAAGATTTTCAGGAGCTGGCCGAAGGAAAGCTCACTGCCGAAGGACTGTGGGCCCGCGCCAGGGAAAGGATTGAGGTCCTGCGCCGGCGGGTGGAGAGCATGGAGATCCGCCCGGAAGAACTTTACGAAATCTACATGCGGGTGGCCCGGTCCGGCAGCCGGCTGGCTGCGCCGGTGGACCTGCCGGCTATATGGGAGGCCCTGAGCGGATCGCAGTACCTGCGGAGCCTGGGATGTACCGTATCCCTGGAGCCCTGGCCGCATCTTACGCTTTCCGGTATAGACGGCGTGCCGGATGGCTCAGTCCTCACCGTTTCCCGGGAGCTTTACGAGGAAGGCCTGGCCGGCGGTGGAGTGCGCGTTCATTTTGCCTCGTACGGCGATCCCTTCTTCGATGCTGTCCTGGAACAGTTCGGCAGGTTCGGGCTGCCCGGGTGCGTGCGGCGGGTAGCCGTTAAAGTTCCCGGCATGAATGATGTGGAGATGGTGGGTTACGCGGCGGCCTGCCGCGGGGCCGGTGGCGTGCGCGAGGTCCGGCTCATCCGGGGATGGAGCGACCTGGAGGGTCTTTGCCTGGCGGAGGAGGAATCCCTGGCAGAAGCGGAGGTCGCACTGCTGCGGGAAAAACTGGAGCTGCTGGCCCGGGAAGAGTTCGCACCCTGCCTGGCGGCGGAGCGGATCGAACGGGAGAACATCCGCGCCGCCCGGGCGCAGGAGATGTTCAATTTCCTGGTGGCCGGCGACCTCATCGAGACGGTGGCGCGGCCTGCCGGGGAAGGGGCGTTTTTCTGGCCGATCCTGCGCGAAGCCGCCTCTCGGGTGGAGGAGCGGGAGCAGATCCTGGCCGGCGGGCTGCCGGCGGAGGTCCTCAGGGCAATTGCCGGGGAGCTGCTGTTCGACTGCCAGGTGCCCGCTGCCGGCGGCAAAGCTAGTGTCCTGGTGCCGCGCGTCCTGGCCCGGGCGGCCGTCGACGCCGCCAGCCGCCTGGCGGACAGTATGAAGGTGCGCAAAAGTGAGCTCCGTGTTGATACGGTGCTGGCGCGCCTTAAGCGCGAAGCAGAGGCCAGATGGCGGCAAATACGTTAG
- a CDS encoding PG0541 family transporter-associated protein, which translates to MKLLFITYDVDFDEDVMEMLNSLGVTGFTKWDRVLGKGENSEPRLDDPVWPGFNCAVAAVVGDDDQERILAELKKFSLRLDGKGFKVFVLPVLTVI; encoded by the coding sequence ATGAAGCTGCTTTTTATTACCTATGATGTGGATTTTGACGAGGACGTAATGGAGATGCTCAATTCGCTGGGGGTTACGGGCTTTACCAAATGGGACAGGGTACTGGGCAAAGGGGAAAACAGTGAGCCCAGGCTGGACGATCCGGTATGGCCGGGGTTCAACTGTGCCGTAGCGGCGGTAGTCGGCGATGACGATCAAGAAAGGATCCTGGCGGAGCTTAAAAAATTTTCCTTACGGCTTGACGGTAAAGGCTTTAAGGTCTTTGTGCTGCCAGTTTTAACGGTTATTTAG